In Chryseobacterium gotjawalense, the following are encoded in one genomic region:
- a CDS encoding thiamine diphosphokinase: protein MGKLKNTGIQMTDKALLFINGIPPKNLPQTEGYSLIACSDGAFHYLKEMDFPFEKLDFISGDFDSHSGKDEKIYHDKFIYTPDQDKTDFEKSLEIIKGKGFKTIDVYGGSGGEMDHFLGNLTVAFLFKDDLKITFFDEFSTYFFAPKKLVLENCKNCMISLYPYPLAEKVMTKGLNWPLNNENLDITSRVGTRNFAIEEEVTIEFESGNLVVFVGKTDER, encoded by the coding sequence ATGGGGAAACTGAAGAATACTGGAATCCAAATGACCGATAAAGCACTCCTTTTCATCAACGGAATCCCGCCAAAAAATCTTCCGCAAACAGAAGGTTATTCATTAATTGCCTGTTCCGATGGAGCGTTTCATTATTTGAAAGAGATGGATTTCCCATTTGAAAAACTCGATTTTATTTCAGGGGATTTCGATTCGCATTCCGGAAAAGACGAAAAAATTTATCACGATAAATTTATTTACACACCGGATCAGGATAAAACCGATTTTGAAAAATCACTCGAGATTATCAAAGGAAAAGGATTTAAAACGATCGATGTTTACGGTGGAAGTGGCGGTGAAATGGATCATTTTTTAGGGAATCTAACCGTGGCATTTTTATTTAAAGATGATTTAAAGATTACTTTTTTTGATGAATTTTCCACCTATTTTTTTGCACCGAAAAAATTAGTCTTAGAAAACTGTAAGAATTGCATGATTTCGTTATATCCGTATCCTCTGGCAGAAAAGGTGATGACAAAAGGTCTGAACTGGCCTTTAAATAACGAAAATTTAGATATTACCTCCCGAGTTGGAACGCGAAATTTCGCTATAGAAGAGGAGGTGACCATTGAATTTGAAAGCGGAAATTTAGTCGTCTTTGTGGGAAAAACAGACGAACGCTAA